The Rhododendron vialii isolate Sample 1 chromosome 6a, ASM3025357v1 genome includes a window with the following:
- the LOC131331520 gene encoding vacuolar protein sorting-associated protein 25-like isoform X5 — protein MQKLGEFKLPNFFNYLPYFTLQPVKDTREKQIQLWKGLILDYCKTQKVFIVEPEGFPLFTNSGIERSLSHEAREVFLSTLVSEGRAEWMDKGHRKCLILWHRIQEWADLILRFVKDNGLEDSVMTIEEIRSGTESRGTDISLFIKFIGKRLWYSIVLSMVY, from the exons ATGCAGAAATTGGGAGAATTCAAGCTGCCCAACTTCTTCAACTACCTGCCATACTTCAC CTTGCAGCCAGTAAAGGACACACGGGAGAAGCAGATTCAACTTTGGAAGGGGCTGATACTTGATTACTGTAAAACCCAAAAGGTTTTTATAGTTGAACCAGAAGGATTTCCTCTGTTTACAAATTCTGGAATTGAAA GGTCTCTAAGCCATGAAGCTAGGGAAGTATTTCTCTCAACCTTAGTTTCCGAAG GACGTGCAGAATGGATGGACAAGGGACATAGGAAATGTCTTATCCTCTGGCACCGCATTCAAGAATGGGCTGATTTAATTTTACGCTTT GTGAAAGATAATGGCTTGGAAGATAGCGTAATGACAATTGAGGAAATTCGTTCAGGGACTGAATCCCGTGGCACAG ATATATCTCTCTTCATTAAATTCATTGGAAAAAGATTGTGGTACTCCATTGTGCTTTCAATGGTGTACTAA
- the LOC131331520 gene encoding vacuolar protein sorting-associated protein 25-like isoform X1, whose product MQKLGEFKLPNFFNYLPYFTLQPVKDTREKQIQLWKGLILDYCKTQKVFIVEPEGFPLFTNSGIERSLSHEAREVFLSTLVSEGRAEWMDKGHRKCLILWHRIQEWADLILRFVKDNGLEDSVMTIEEIRSGTESRGTDLHGIDRIVLLRALKLLEHKGKLAIFKGTSADDEGVKFSI is encoded by the exons ATGCAGAAATTGGGAGAATTCAAGCTGCCCAACTTCTTCAACTACCTGCCATACTTCAC CTTGCAGCCAGTAAAGGACACACGGGAGAAGCAGATTCAACTTTGGAAGGGGCTGATACTTGATTACTGTAAAACCCAAAAGGTTTTTATAGTTGAACCAGAAGGATTTCCTCTGTTTACAAATTCTGGAATTGAAA GGTCTCTAAGCCATGAAGCTAGGGAAGTATTTCTCTCAACCTTAGTTTCCGAAG GACGTGCAGAATGGATGGACAAGGGACATAGGAAATGTCTTATCCTCTGGCACCGCATTCAAGAATGGGCTGATTTAATTTTACGCTTT GTGAAAGATAATGGCTTGGAAGATAGCGTAATGACAATTGAGGAAATTCGTTCAGGGACTGAATCCCGTGGCACAG ATCTTCATGGGATTGACCGCATAGTACTACTGCGAGCTTTGAAGCTATTAGAACACAAGGGGAAGCTCGCAATCTTCAAAGGAACTTCAGCTGATGATGAGGGCGTGAAATTTTCCATCTAG
- the LOC131331520 gene encoding vacuolar protein sorting-associated protein 25-like isoform X6, whose product MQKLGEFKLPNFFNYLPYFTLQPVKDTREKQIQLWKGLILDYCKTQKVFIVEPEGFPLFTNSGIERSLSHEAREVFLSTLVSEGRAEWMDKGHRKCLILWHRIQEWADLILRFVKDNGLEDSVMTIEEIRSGTESRGTGIPHH is encoded by the exons ATGCAGAAATTGGGAGAATTCAAGCTGCCCAACTTCTTCAACTACCTGCCATACTTCAC CTTGCAGCCAGTAAAGGACACACGGGAGAAGCAGATTCAACTTTGGAAGGGGCTGATACTTGATTACTGTAAAACCCAAAAGGTTTTTATAGTTGAACCAGAAGGATTTCCTCTGTTTACAAATTCTGGAATTGAAA GGTCTCTAAGCCATGAAGCTAGGGAAGTATTTCTCTCAACCTTAGTTTCCGAAG GACGTGCAGAATGGATGGACAAGGGACATAGGAAATGTCTTATCCTCTGGCACCGCATTCAAGAATGGGCTGATTTAATTTTACGCTTT GTGAAAGATAATGGCTTGGAAGATAGCGTAATGACAATTGAGGAAATTCGTTCAGGGACTGAATCCCGTGGCACAG GTATTCCTCATCATTga
- the LOC131331520 gene encoding vacuolar protein sorting-associated protein 25-like isoform X3, which yields MQKLGEFKLPNFFNYLPYFTLQPVKDTREKQIQLWKGLILDYCKTQKVFIVEPEGFPLFTNSGIERSLSHEAREVFLSTLVSEGRAEWMDKGHRKCLILWHRIQEWADLILRFVKDNGLEDSVMTIEEIRSGTESRGTELRGVWRTWSPSMEFHFPEYIYNKRSSWD from the exons ATGCAGAAATTGGGAGAATTCAAGCTGCCCAACTTCTTCAACTACCTGCCATACTTCAC CTTGCAGCCAGTAAAGGACACACGGGAGAAGCAGATTCAACTTTGGAAGGGGCTGATACTTGATTACTGTAAAACCCAAAAGGTTTTTATAGTTGAACCAGAAGGATTTCCTCTGTTTACAAATTCTGGAATTGAAA GGTCTCTAAGCCATGAAGCTAGGGAAGTATTTCTCTCAACCTTAGTTTCCGAAG GACGTGCAGAATGGATGGACAAGGGACATAGGAAATGTCTTATCCTCTGGCACCGCATTCAAGAATGGGCTGATTTAATTTTACGCTTT GTGAAAGATAATGGCTTGGAAGATAGCGTAATGACAATTGAGGAAATTCGTTCAGGGACTGAATCCCGTGGCACAG agttaAGAGGGGTTTGGCGGACGTGGAGTCCGAGCATGGAGTTTCATTTTCCTGAgtatatctacaacaaaag ATCTTCATGGGATTGA
- the LOC131331520 gene encoding vacuolar protein sorting-associated protein 25-like isoform X4, producing the protein MQKLGEFKLPNFFNYLPYFTLQPVKDTREKQIQLWKGLILDYCKTQKVFIVEPEGFPLFTNSGIERSLSHEAREVFLSTLVSEGRAEWMDKGHRKCLILWHRIQEWADLILRFVKDNGLEDSVMTIEEIRSGTESRGTGVWRTWSPSMEFHFPEYIYNKRYISLH; encoded by the exons ATGCAGAAATTGGGAGAATTCAAGCTGCCCAACTTCTTCAACTACCTGCCATACTTCAC CTTGCAGCCAGTAAAGGACACACGGGAGAAGCAGATTCAACTTTGGAAGGGGCTGATACTTGATTACTGTAAAACCCAAAAGGTTTTTATAGTTGAACCAGAAGGATTTCCTCTGTTTACAAATTCTGGAATTGAAA GGTCTCTAAGCCATGAAGCTAGGGAAGTATTTCTCTCAACCTTAGTTTCCGAAG GACGTGCAGAATGGATGGACAAGGGACATAGGAAATGTCTTATCCTCTGGCACCGCATTCAAGAATGGGCTGATTTAATTTTACGCTTT GTGAAAGATAATGGCTTGGAAGATAGCGTAATGACAATTGAGGAAATTCGTTCAGGGACTGAATCCCGTGGCACAG GGGTTTGGCGGACGTGGAGTCCGAGCATGGAGTTTCATTTTCCTGAgtatatctacaacaaaag ATATATCTCTCTTCATTAA
- the LOC131331520 gene encoding vacuolar protein sorting-associated protein 25-like isoform X2 produces MQKLGEFKLPNFFNYLPYFTLQPVKDTREKQIQLWKGLILDYCKTQKVFIVEPEGFPLFTNSGIERSLSHEAREVFLSTLVSEGRAEWMDKGHRKCLILWHRIQEWADLILRFVKDNGLEDSVMTIEEIRSGTESRGTELRGVWRTWSPSMEFHFPEYIYNKRYISLH; encoded by the exons ATGCAGAAATTGGGAGAATTCAAGCTGCCCAACTTCTTCAACTACCTGCCATACTTCAC CTTGCAGCCAGTAAAGGACACACGGGAGAAGCAGATTCAACTTTGGAAGGGGCTGATACTTGATTACTGTAAAACCCAAAAGGTTTTTATAGTTGAACCAGAAGGATTTCCTCTGTTTACAAATTCTGGAATTGAAA GGTCTCTAAGCCATGAAGCTAGGGAAGTATTTCTCTCAACCTTAGTTTCCGAAG GACGTGCAGAATGGATGGACAAGGGACATAGGAAATGTCTTATCCTCTGGCACCGCATTCAAGAATGGGCTGATTTAATTTTACGCTTT GTGAAAGATAATGGCTTGGAAGATAGCGTAATGACAATTGAGGAAATTCGTTCAGGGACTGAATCCCGTGGCACAG agttaAGAGGGGTTTGGCGGACGTGGAGTCCGAGCATGGAGTTTCATTTTCCTGAgtatatctacaacaaaag ATATATCTCTCTTCATTAA